The Fontisubflavum oceani genomic interval CAAAAATACGATCTTCCAGTTCCACTCCGAAGATTGGTGGGCACGTTGATGCCCCACCTTCGATTGGTAGCTCTCCGGCGACGAGCTCTGGCCAATGAGGTTGATAGATCTCCGTCCTCTTGTTGATAGCTCCCACAATGGAGTCACGGCGCTCATCAGTCGCAAGTATCGCTTTGGCAAGCGCTACGGCTTCATCTGCCATTTGAGATATCATTTCGTACTTACGCTGTTTTTCAGGCATTTTGGACCAACGTTTAATTTGGGATGAGATTGTGGCCTACCAAGTTCTCGATATCAACCCGTCGCACGCTCGGGGCAATTCCGCGAAGCTGCGACGTGCGCGTCTGCTGCCCCACAACGCCGCCTGCGGCATGCCAGCTGGCAAGTACACCTTGCGCTCGAAGCACGGCTGGCTCCATTATCCTCTGCTGCCTACTAGGGAGCCTTGAGAGGGCCGTCTGAAATGCCATTTGAGCGGCAGTAAGCGAAATTGAGCCATTCTGTGCGATAGAGATATTCTCTGTTGATGGCGGCCAAGCGCTGTACCTTGAATTTGGAAGCGCATCACGTTGGAGTACTGTCTTCGGGTGGCAGTTGAACCCACATCTGCTGGCGATCTGGTAAAGACATCACGTAACCACATTGCAATTGCGAAGCCACCCCCGCCGACAACAATTCCACCGCCGCTTGCTCCCAATGTCGGTCTCTGCCCGTCCAATACACTCACCAATGGGCCTGATCGCGCGATGCCGCGGAGGCCACCATTTGTTGACATTGTGACGTCGAGCCCGCCGCGGACCGAACTGGTCCAGTTTCCTCGGGCATCGAATGTGAATCTTCCAGACAAGCCAGCGGCTCTGTTTTTGGCAGCTATAGTTCCGCTTACGCCAGAGCCCACAGAGCCGAACTGGTCTCTTGCGTGGCCGAACTCCTCGCTGTGTTCCAGATAGTTGTCCAACACCTCCTGAGCGCGGTCACTTCTCGAATACGCGTTCCCCTCGGGATCCATATGATTGATAGGATCGTTTGCGGAGTATGCGTATCTGTTTGTGCCGAC includes:
- a CDS encoding RHS repeat-associated core domain-containing protein, with the translated sequence MTDATGARAEARVYAPFGEIAWRDGGTSPDETFGYIGERYDSDAGLQYLNARYYDPRLAMFIQPDWFEVTEPGVGTNRYAYSANDPINHMDPEGNAYSRSDRAQEVLDNYLEHSEEFGHARDQFGSVGSGVSGTIAAKNRAAGLSGRFTFDARGNWTSSVRGGLDVTMSTNGGLRGIARSGPLVSVLDGQRPTLGASGGGIVVGGGGFAIAMWLRDVFTRSPADVGSTATRRQYSNVMRFQIQGTALGRHQQRISLSHRMAQFRLLPLKWHFRRPSQGSLVGSRG